From Echinicola soli, a single genomic window includes:
- a CDS encoding Gfo/Idh/MocA family protein, which yields MKRRQFIQNSALASAALSFPNISFGQKKDKLGVALVGLGGYSTGQLAPALQMTSHCYLAGIVTGTPAKAVKWQEQYGIPDKNIYNYENFESIADNPDIDVVYVVLPNSMHTEYAIKAAEAGKHVWCEKPMAKTVKECQQIIDACNKNKAKLSIGYRMQHEPNTQQFREFVKTQKYGELKMLEAVAGFYLNSSGIWRLDKEMGGGAMYDMGVYPINGVRFISGQEPISVMAYESAMRPEKFDEVDETMNYMLEFPDGLMANCATSFGMNMGRLTVTCRSGNFRLEPFQSYGGIKGSASDGTQFTNQVKSQQAVQMDDDALAILQDKPVMVPGEEGLKDIMVVEAAFRSAREGVRVAIG from the coding sequence ATGAAACGACGACAATTTATCCAAAATTCAGCTTTGGCTTCGGCTGCCTTGAGTTTCCCGAATATTTCTTTTGGCCAAAAAAAGGATAAGCTTGGTGTGGCCTTGGTGGGGCTTGGTGGGTATAGCACGGGGCAGTTGGCACCAGCACTTCAGATGACATCCCATTGCTATCTAGCAGGTATAGTGACAGGCACTCCTGCCAAGGCTGTAAAATGGCAGGAACAATACGGTATTCCGGATAAAAATATTTACAATTATGAGAATTTCGAATCCATAGCTGACAATCCTGATATTGATGTGGTCTATGTAGTTCTCCCCAATAGCATGCATACCGAATATGCCATCAAAGCCGCAGAGGCTGGAAAGCATGTTTGGTGTGAAAAACCCATGGCCAAAACTGTCAAGGAATGTCAGCAGATCATCGATGCCTGTAATAAGAATAAAGCAAAGCTTTCTATAGGCTACCGGATGCAGCATGAACCCAATACCCAGCAGTTTCGTGAATTTGTCAAAACCCAAAAATATGGCGAGCTGAAAATGCTGGAAGCGGTAGCAGGTTTTTATCTGAATAGCAGTGGAATCTGGCGCCTGGACAAGGAAATGGGCGGTGGGGCCATGTATGATATGGGCGTGTATCCGATCAATGGCGTTCGCTTCATCAGTGGACAGGAACCGATTTCTGTAATGGCCTATGAGAGTGCCATGAGACCGGAGAAGTTTGATGAAGTGGACGAAACCATGAACTATATGCTCGAATTCCCAGATGGTTTGATGGCCAATTGTGCCACAAGTTTTGGGATGAACATGGGGCGGTTGACCGTGACTTGCCGCAGTGGGAATTTTCGTTTGGAGCCGTTTCAGTCATATGGTGGCATTAAAGGTTCTGCGAGCGATGGTACCCAATTCACCAATCAGGTAAAAAGCCAGCAGGCCGTGCAAATGGATGATGATGCACTGGCCATTTTACAGGACAAACCCGTGATGGTTCCCGGCGAAGAGGGGCTGAAGGATATCATGGTGGTGGAAGCGGCTTTTAGGTCTGCCAGGGAAGGCGTACGGGTGGCCATTGGGTGA
- a CDS encoding RagB/SusD family nutrient uptake outer membrane protein: MKNYKIYIASALLGLSVSACSDEFLEYEPEGVLSSENVSSPENAEGLVIAAYAGIGNDEMIGPLTSMWVYGSVRSDDAYKGGGGRGDVAEIDRYEQYNLTIPDQGDAMAPRTWTDFYKAISRANFALQVINEIPETDYPLKTTRQAELRFLRAHSHFILKTLFSKIPYITEDLTQEEIALVSNDVTDEELWNKIADDFLFAYENLPPSQDQVGRADKNAAAAYLAKVRLYQAYEQNDQHEVININRERLEEVIRYADEVTGTLEDDFGNNFLDGFDNGPESIWAVQFSINDGTTVGRVSYVTGLNSPHGNVLYGCCGFHLASQNMVNAFQTDDNGLPMLDNFNETDIFNTVLPDGTTPPSESLTVDPRLDHTVGIPGRPFKYRNTVNNSGDMVYNFSWARDPGVYGYFGNMKEQQAPDCSCYKKEGPFIGTSKNIDFIRYADVLLWKAEALIQLDRWNEAIPIINEVRSRAANSTQRPLDAGATDIYHIGQYTSFPSKAYAWKALKFERRLEFAMEGHRFFDLVRWGEASEVLSSYLDEEKTKRDFLSNAEFTPGRDEYYPIPQREIDFTGGIYKQNPGY, from the coding sequence ATGAAAAACTATAAAATATATATTGCTTCAGCACTTTTGGGATTAAGTGTAAGTGCTTGCTCCGATGAATTTCTCGAATACGAACCAGAAGGAGTGCTTTCAAGTGAAAATGTTTCCTCACCTGAAAATGCCGAAGGATTGGTCATAGCCGCCTATGCGGGTATCGGAAATGACGAAATGATAGGGCCTTTAACTTCCATGTGGGTATATGGAAGTGTACGATCTGATGATGCATACAAAGGTGGCGGAGGACGTGGAGACGTTGCCGAAATAGATCGCTATGAACAGTATAACCTGACCATTCCCGACCAGGGTGATGCCATGGCTCCTAGGACATGGACAGACTTTTACAAGGCCATTTCCAGAGCAAATTTCGCCCTACAGGTCATTAATGAAATTCCAGAGACGGACTATCCATTGAAAACCACGAGACAGGCGGAATTACGATTCCTTAGGGCCCATTCGCATTTCATCTTGAAAACGCTCTTTAGCAAAATCCCCTATATCACAGAGGACCTCACACAAGAGGAAATTGCCCTGGTAAGCAATGATGTCACTGATGAAGAGCTCTGGAATAAGATCGCAGATGACTTTCTTTTTGCCTATGAAAACCTCCCGCCCTCCCAGGATCAAGTGGGACGTGCTGACAAAAATGCGGCAGCAGCCTATCTGGCCAAAGTAAGACTGTACCAGGCATATGAACAGAACGATCAGCATGAGGTCATCAACATCAATCGTGAACGCTTGGAAGAAGTCATCCGGTATGCCGATGAAGTGACCGGAACTTTAGAAGATGATTTTGGTAATAATTTTCTGGACGGATTTGATAATGGGCCGGAATCTATCTGGGCGGTGCAATTCTCCATCAATGATGGGACTACAGTAGGTCGTGTAAGCTATGTAACAGGCCTAAATTCTCCCCATGGAAATGTGCTGTACGGCTGCTGCGGCTTTCACCTGGCCAGCCAAAACATGGTAAATGCATTTCAGACCGATGATAACGGGCTTCCGATGTTGGACAACTTTAACGAAACAGACATCTTCAATACCGTCCTTCCGGATGGTACCACACCTCCTTCAGAGAGTTTGACGGTGGATCCACGACTTGATCACACGGTAGGCATTCCCGGCAGACCATTCAAATACCGAAATACTGTCAACAATTCAGGTGATATGGTGTATAATTTTAGCTGGGCCAGGGATCCAGGCGTCTATGGGTATTTTGGAAACATGAAAGAACAACAGGCTCCGGATTGCTCTTGCTACAAAAAAGAAGGTCCATTTATCGGTACTTCCAAAAATATCGACTTCATTCGTTACGCCGATGTCTTGCTATGGAAAGCAGAGGCACTGATCCAGCTCGACAGATGGAATGAAGCCATTCCTATCATCAATGAAGTAAGGTCCCGCGCCGCCAATAGCACCCAAAGGCCTCTTGATGCCGGTGCAACTGATATTTACCATATCGGGCAATACACTTCATTTCCTAGTAAAGCATACGCCTGGAAAGCACTGAAATTTGAACGAAGACTGGAATTCGCCATGGAAGGTCACCGCTTCTTTGATCTGGTGAGATGGGGAGAGGCTTCCGAGGTACTCAGTTCCTACTTGGATGAAGAGAAGACCAAAAGGGATTTTCTTTCCAATGCTGAGTTTACACCTGGCAGGGATGAGTATTATCCTATTCCACAACGTGAGATAGATTTTACAGGTGGAATATATAAACAAAACCCAGGTTATTAA
- a CDS encoding porin family protein produces MKTRIIILVIVMMGGFHQLYGQTGIRAGWNYSDIKGIGSDGSSGFHAGLYHKINLGLLAVEPGIQYSLKGCKVDDMGTTGKERLHYLDVPVLVRLGFLPLFNVFAGPQASVLLARSYEGTTDMTSLDGLTKFDIGGVVGVGLNLPLGFNIQGSYDFGFVDMNYNDVDTKNSVFKVSLGKSF; encoded by the coding sequence ATGAAAACACGAATTATAATACTAGTCATCGTAATGATGGGTGGCTTTCACCAGCTTTATGGACAGACAGGAATCAGGGCAGGCTGGAATTATTCTGATATCAAAGGCATTGGGTCTGATGGGAGCTCAGGATTCCATGCGGGGCTTTATCACAAAATCAATTTGGGATTACTGGCAGTAGAGCCAGGGATTCAGTACTCTCTTAAAGGCTGTAAAGTGGACGATATGGGAACCACTGGTAAGGAACGACTGCACTATTTGGATGTTCCCGTTTTAGTCCGATTAGGCTTTCTGCCACTATTCAACGTGTTTGCAGGTCCACAAGCATCCGTTCTTTTGGCAAGGAGCTATGAGGGTACTACAGATATGACCTCTTTAGACGGATTGACCAAGTTTGACATAGGTGGTGTCGTCGGGGTAGGCCTAAACCTTCCTCTGGGCTTTAATATCCAGGGAAGCTATGATTTTGGTTTTGTGGACATGAATTATAACGACGTCGATACCAAAAACAGTGTCTTTAAAGTTTCACTTGGCAAAAGTTTCTGA
- a CDS encoding carbohydrate kinase family protein: protein MDKRAVIFGEMLWDCFPDKNLPGGAPMNVALHIQYLGIETTFISKTGNDQLGTDLLSFIEKKGLDGAFVQKDYAHETSRVVVDNSDRENIKYDIVKPVAWDFMEWSEAIQQKVNETDVFVFGSLAARSEQSRNTLFKLLETSTLKVLDINIRAPHYSADLIRQLLQKADILKINDDELEMLIQVCELPTDTEAAISKLAGLFNLHMVCMTKGASGALIYDGEQMHHHAGYKVAVEDTVGSGDAFLSGFIHRFLAGDPPGKILDFACALGALVATQKGGTPRYELEAISAIQKNSC, encoded by the coding sequence ATGGACAAAAGAGCAGTTATATTCGGGGAAATGCTTTGGGATTGCTTCCCGGACAAAAACCTACCTGGCGGCGCCCCCATGAACGTGGCCCTTCATATTCAATACCTGGGCATTGAAACGACTTTTATCTCCAAAACCGGCAATGACCAACTTGGCACAGATTTATTGTCCTTTATAGAAAAAAAAGGACTTGACGGTGCTTTTGTTCAAAAAGACTATGCACATGAAACCAGTCGTGTGGTGGTGGACAACTCCGACAGGGAAAACATCAAATATGATATCGTCAAACCAGTAGCCTGGGACTTTATGGAATGGAGTGAAGCGATCCAGCAAAAAGTGAACGAAACCGACGTATTTGTTTTTGGCAGCCTAGCTGCCAGAAGTGAGCAAAGTCGAAACACCCTTTTCAAATTACTGGAAACTTCCACGCTTAAGGTACTGGATATTAATATCCGTGCGCCCCACTACTCCGCTGATTTGATTCGGCAATTGCTCCAAAAAGCTGACATCCTTAAAATCAACGATGACGAACTGGAAATGCTCATCCAAGTCTGTGAATTGCCAACTGACACGGAAGCGGCCATTTCCAAGCTGGCCGGTTTGTTTAACCTCCACATGGTTTGCATGACCAAGGGCGCCTCTGGAGCCCTGATTTATGACGGCGAGCAAATGCACCATCACGCTGGGTATAAGGTCGCAGTAGAAGACACGGTAGGTTCAGGAGATGCCTTTCTCAGTGGATTTATCCATAGATTCCTGGCAGGTGATCCACCCGGAAAAATCCTCGACTTCGCCTGCGCCCTGGGGGCGTTGGTGGCTACACAAAAAGGTGGAACACCCCGGTATGAGCTGGAAGCTATCAGTGCTATTCAGAAAAACAGTTGTTAG
- a CDS encoding glycoside hydrolase family 32 protein, whose amino-acid sequence MNLLIKPIIPIIILASIFSCSPNTSEHEKKDQKSFDEQFRPQYHFSPPQQWMNDPNGMVYLDGEYHLFYQHYPDSNVWGPMHWGHAVSKDLIHWEHLPIALYPDSLGYIFSGSAVIDHGNTTGLGENDKDPMVAIYTYHHDKDGQSQGIAFSNDKGQSWTKYSGNPILKSPGIPDFRDPKVSWYDQENGKGKWIMTLAVKDKISFYSSPNLIDWTHESDFNPAWAAYGGVWECPDLFPLETSDGEEKWVLLVSINPGGPNGGSATQYFTGNFDGQEYTAEGKEVKWLDYGADDYAGVTWSNIPREDGRRLFIGWMSNWQYANIVPTTAWRSAMTLPRELELVSGGGDNKVASRPVQEVQSLRHSTETIQGLTHQLKEPLFDLELTKANGKEASLTLSNELGEKVVFKMEADQLVIDRSKSGKTDFEAGFGNLHTAPIPGIAIKNLRVFADRSSLEFFINDGELVMTEIIFPNAPYLQLEMEGFQENGKVHYLKSIWDR is encoded by the coding sequence ATGAACTTATTGATCAAACCTATAATCCCTATCATTATTTTGGCGAGCATTTTTTCGTGCTCGCCAAACACTAGCGAGCATGAAAAGAAGGATCAAAAGTCCTTTGATGAGCAGTTTCGCCCGCAATATCACTTCAGTCCTCCTCAGCAGTGGATGAATGATCCCAACGGCATGGTCTACCTGGATGGTGAATATCACCTATTCTACCAGCATTATCCTGACAGTAATGTCTGGGGACCGATGCACTGGGGACATGCGGTTTCGAAGGACCTCATTCACTGGGAGCATTTGCCTATAGCCCTCTATCCCGACAGTCTGGGGTATATTTTCTCAGGAAGTGCGGTCATAGACCATGGAAACACCACAGGGCTTGGAGAAAATGATAAGGACCCAATGGTAGCCATTTACACTTATCATCATGATAAAGATGGACAAAGCCAAGGCATCGCGTTCAGTAATGACAAAGGACAATCATGGACCAAGTACAGTGGCAATCCCATACTGAAGAGCCCTGGAATTCCTGACTTTCGTGACCCAAAGGTAAGCTGGTATGACCAAGAGAACGGCAAAGGCAAATGGATCATGACCTTGGCGGTGAAGGATAAAATCAGCTTTTATTCCTCTCCAAACCTGATCGACTGGACGCATGAAAGCGATTTTAACCCTGCATGGGCAGCGTACGGAGGTGTCTGGGAATGCCCTGACCTCTTCCCTCTGGAAACCTCAGATGGAGAGGAAAAGTGGGTACTCTTGGTCAGCATCAATCCGGGGGGACCTAATGGAGGCTCAGCCACCCAATATTTCACAGGAAATTTCGATGGCCAGGAGTATACGGCAGAAGGAAAGGAAGTCAAATGGCTCGATTACGGCGCTGACGATTATGCCGGAGTCACTTGGTCAAATATCCCCCGGGAGGATGGCAGAAGGCTGTTTATTGGCTGGATGAGCAATTGGCAATATGCCAATATAGTGCCCACCACTGCATGGAGATCGGCCATGACGCTGCCACGGGAGTTGGAATTGGTTTCAGGTGGTGGAGATAACAAGGTAGCTTCACGCCCTGTCCAAGAGGTCCAGAGCCTCCGCCATTCCACCGAAACCATCCAAGGTTTAACACACCAATTGAAAGAGCCATTGTTTGATTTGGAATTAACGAAAGCAAATGGTAAAGAGGCAAGCCTTACACTCAGCAATGAGCTTGGCGAAAAAGTTGTCTTTAAAATGGAAGCTGACCAATTGGTCATTGATCGCAGTAAATCTGGAAAAACTGATTTTGAAGCAGGTTTTGGAAACCTGCATACAGCTCCCATTCCCGGCATAGCCATAAAAAACTTGCGTGTTTTTGCAGATCGCTCCTCTTTGGAGTTTTTCATCAATGACGGGGAGCTGGTGATGACCGAAATCATTTTTCCCAATGCTCCTTATCTACAGCTGGAAATGGAAGGCTTTCAAGAAAACGGAAAAGTACACTATTTAAAATCAATTTGGGACCGCTGA
- a CDS encoding porin family protein, whose translation MKKVIFAFIAVSLFVWDANAQRKTPASAQNSNFGIRGGINFFNWGGDDGSNNDYTNRAGFHAGIYGNMFVTDNFAIEPGVYYSQKGTEADNFAESRAILQYIDVPILLRFYASDGFNIFAGPQGSILTKATYEGDAFGNTFEFETDDINDLDAGLVFGVGYNLPVGINVQGSYDLGLTPVFKESDAKIYNRGFKVSLGYSF comes from the coding sequence ATGAAAAAAGTAATTTTTGCATTTATCGCAGTTTCATTATTTGTATGGGATGCCAATGCGCAGAGGAAGACACCTGCCAGTGCACAGAACAGTAATTTTGGTATCCGCGGAGGAATCAACTTCTTTAACTGGGGAGGAGATGATGGTTCCAATAACGATTATACCAACAGGGCTGGATTTCATGCCGGAATTTACGGAAACATGTTTGTGACCGATAATTTTGCTATTGAGCCAGGGGTATATTATTCTCAGAAAGGTACAGAAGCGGATAATTTTGCCGAGTCCAGGGCCATTTTGCAATACATCGATGTGCCGATTCTTTTGAGATTCTATGCCAGTGATGGATTTAATATCTTTGCTGGCCCCCAAGGGTCCATTTTGACCAAGGCAACATATGAAGGTGATGCATTTGGTAACACCTTCGAATTTGAAACTGATGATATCAATGACCTTGATGCTGGCCTGGTATTTGGTGTAGGATATAACTTGCCTGTTGGAATTAATGTCCAGGGAAGTTATGACCTAGGGCTTACACCGGTTTTTAAAGAGTCAGATGCAAAAATCTATAACAGAGGATTTAAAGTTTCACTAGGTTATAGTTTCTAA
- a CDS encoding sugar porter family MFS transporter, with protein sequence MNSKKYVIFLSIVAALGGFLFGFDTAVISGAERFIQEKWQLSDWTHGMAVAIALYGTVIGALFGGIPADKFGRKTSLLWIGVLYFVSALGSALAPEVFSFMFFRFIGGLGVGASSVVAPMYISEIAPAKNRGVLVALYQFNIVFGILMAYFSNYLIEMADLNESWRWMMGMEAIPALLYTLLSIKVPKSPRWLIAHQNNVDEATAILTRTDPEGVDEAIRLAIEERNREKSKVGFAVLFKNSHLKTTMLAVLIAMFNQLSGINAIIYFAPRVFEMAGIDEESALLSTIGIGAVNMVATLIGLYLIDRIGRKKLMLIGSIGYIISLLLIAYSFSGGIISTAFLPIFVFIFIASHAVGQGSVIWVFISEVFPNETRAYGQSIGCFTHWILAAVIANVFPFFANTFGPVSIFGFFAVMMGLQLLWVLTKMPETKGRSLEEIQQDLAVNQKTQP encoded by the coding sequence ATGAACAGTAAAAAGTACGTAATCTTTCTTTCCATTGTCGCTGCTTTGGGAGGTTTTTTATTTGGATTTGATACCGCGGTCATCTCCGGTGCAGAACGATTTATTCAGGAAAAATGGCAACTCAGTGACTGGACGCACGGCATGGCGGTGGCCATTGCCCTCTACGGAACGGTCATTGGTGCCCTGTTTGGCGGGATCCCCGCAGATAAATTCGGGAGAAAAACTTCTTTGCTTTGGATCGGCGTACTGTACTTTGTTTCCGCACTGGGTTCTGCCCTTGCCCCAGAAGTCTTCAGTTTTATGTTCTTTCGGTTCATTGGAGGTTTGGGCGTGGGAGCTTCCTCGGTAGTGGCCCCCATGTACATCAGTGAGATAGCTCCTGCCAAAAACCGCGGTGTACTGGTGGCACTTTACCAGTTCAATATTGTTTTTGGGATCCTGATGGCTTATTTTTCCAATTACCTGATCGAAATGGCCGATCTGAACGAAAGCTGGCGATGGATGATGGGCATGGAGGCCATTCCTGCTTTGCTATATACCCTGCTTTCCATCAAAGTTCCTAAAAGTCCCCGCTGGCTTATTGCCCACCAAAACAACGTGGATGAAGCTACCGCCATCCTAACAAGAACAGACCCTGAAGGCGTGGATGAAGCCATCCGCTTGGCCATCGAAGAACGTAACCGTGAAAAATCAAAAGTTGGATTTGCTGTACTCTTCAAAAACAGTCATCTCAAAACCACCATGCTGGCCGTATTGATCGCTATGTTTAACCAATTATCAGGCATCAATGCGATCATTTATTTTGCTCCACGGGTCTTCGAAATGGCAGGTATCGATGAAGAGAGTGCCTTGCTTTCTACCATTGGCATTGGAGCAGTAAATATGGTCGCTACCCTGATAGGCCTATACCTTATTGATAGGATCGGAAGAAAAAAACTGATGCTTATTGGCTCCATAGGATATATCATTTCTCTATTGCTCATCGCCTATTCCTTCTCGGGAGGAATCATCAGCACAGCATTTTTGCCGATATTTGTCTTTATTTTCATTGCCTCCCATGCCGTAGGGCAGGGAAGTGTGATCTGGGTGTTCATTTCAGAAGTATTCCCCAACGAAACCCGTGCTTATGGACAATCCATCGGTTGCTTTACCCACTGGATCCTGGCCGCGGTCATTGCCAACGTTTTTCCTTTCTTTGCCAATACCTTCGGACCGGTAAGTATCTTTGGATTCTTTGCGGTCATGATGGGGTTACAGCTGCTCTGGGTACTGACAAAAATGCCAGAGACCAAAGGAAGGTCATTGGAAGAAATCCAGCAGGATCTCGCAGTCAATCAAAAAACTCAACCGTAA
- a CDS encoding glycoside hydrolase family 32 protein, whose amino-acid sequence MKKYTQNILLAVPILLICHFNVLASEIELKITKKYLNFPVSHQEARHKMTFQSEGQPDLNIVIRLTAGEPDYWVFKDVSNLKGKTLTISYEGEQAGLSKIYQDNEIAGRDSLYQELSRPQFHFTTRRGWINDPNGLLYYDGEYHLFYQHNPYEREWGNMHWGHAVSHDLVHWKELPDALYPDESGTMFSGSAVIDYQNTAGWNMEDAPALVAAYTAASPDRQTQGIAYSLDKGRTFTKYEGNPVIDSKEKWNSVDTRDPKVFWYEPGDHWVMVLNERDGHSIYNSPDLKNWEYQSHTTGFWECPELFELPVDGDPERTKWVMYGASGTYMLGEFDGKAFTPTAGKYRYISGPIYAAQTFTNVEDGRRIQMGWGQISHPGMPFKGMMMLPTAFSLRNTNDGPRLFNQPVKETEQLFTSINRWSNLSAEEANAALKEYAEKETLRIKTRIKLSHATSAGLNLFGQHIIDYDLNFNKLNGGFYSPDDPTSMEIAADIYIDKTSIEVFVDEGAFTLVMPRTPDENNEEGLHFWGNNITVKSLEVFNAASIWE is encoded by the coding sequence ATGAAAAAATACACTCAAAATATCCTGTTAGCAGTGCCAATACTGCTGATATGCCATTTTAACGTCTTGGCCAGCGAAATAGAACTGAAGATCACCAAAAAGTACCTCAACTTCCCGGTTTCCCATCAAGAAGCGCGGCATAAAATGACTTTCCAAAGCGAAGGCCAACCGGATCTGAATATCGTCATCAGACTTACTGCCGGTGAACCGGACTACTGGGTCTTTAAGGATGTTTCCAACCTAAAAGGAAAAACCCTTACCATCAGCTACGAAGGAGAACAAGCAGGACTTTCCAAAATCTACCAAGACAATGAAATCGCTGGGCGTGACAGCCTTTACCAAGAACTAAGCAGGCCGCAGTTTCACTTTACTACCCGCCGTGGATGGATCAATGACCCCAACGGACTACTTTATTATGATGGAGAATATCACTTATTTTACCAGCATAATCCTTACGAAAGAGAATGGGGAAATATGCATTGGGGCCATGCTGTCAGCCATGACCTGGTGCATTGGAAAGAACTTCCCGATGCCCTCTACCCTGATGAGTCAGGAACCATGTTTTCGGGATCTGCAGTCATCGACTATCAAAATACGGCAGGCTGGAACATGGAGGATGCACCGGCTTTAGTAGCCGCTTACACTGCTGCAAGCCCCGACAGACAAACCCAAGGCATTGCTTATAGCCTGGACAAGGGACGTACTTTTACCAAATATGAGGGTAATCCTGTGATTGATTCGAAGGAAAAATGGAACAGTGTGGACACCAGGGATCCCAAAGTATTTTGGTATGAACCTGGTGATCATTGGGTAATGGTCCTCAATGAACGAGACGGGCATTCGATCTATAATTCACCGGACCTTAAAAATTGGGAATACCAGAGCCATACCACTGGTTTTTGGGAATGTCCAGAGCTCTTTGAACTACCAGTAGACGGTGATCCCGAGCGTACCAAATGGGTGATGTATGGTGCCTCTGGAACCTATATGCTAGGTGAATTTGACGGAAAAGCCTTTACACCTACCGCTGGAAAGTACCGCTATATCTCCGGCCCCATTTACGCCGCCCAGACCTTTACAAATGTCGAAGATGGAAGAAGGATCCAAATGGGATGGGGGCAGATCAGCCATCCTGGTATGCCCTTTAAAGGTATGATGATGCTCCCCACGGCATTTAGTCTCAGAAACACCAATGACGGCCCGAGACTCTTTAACCAACCTGTAAAAGAGACCGAACAACTCTTCACTTCTATTAACCGGTGGAGCAATCTAAGCGCTGAAGAAGCCAATGCTGCATTAAAAGAATACGCTGAAAAAGAGACCTTACGAATCAAGACCCGCATCAAGCTTTCCCATGCCACCAGTGCTGGGCTTAATCTCTTTGGTCAACACATCATTGATTATGACCTTAATTTCAACAAACTGAATGGTGGGTTCTATTCTCCTGATGATCCTACCAGCATGGAAATCGCCGCCGATATCTACATCGACAAGACTAGCATTGAAGTTTTTGTCGATGAAGGAGCCTTCACTTTGGTCATGCCAAGAACTCCTGATGAAAACAATGAAGAAGGCCTCCATTTTTGGGGAAATAATATCACCGTCAAAAGTCTGGAAGTGTTTAATGCAGCATCCATTTGGGAATAG